One window of Pyrus communis chromosome 12, drPyrComm1.1, whole genome shotgun sequence genomic DNA carries:
- the LOC137710318 gene encoding large ribosomal subunit protein eL15z: MGAYKYVSEIWRKKQSDVMRFLQRVRCWEYRQHPSIVRVTRPTRPDKARRLGYKAKQGYVVYRVRVRRGGRKRPVSKGIVYGKPTNQGVTQLKFQRSKRSVAEERAGRKLGGLRVLNSYWLNEDSTYKYFEVILVDVAHNAIRNDPRINWLCNPVHKHRELRGLTSAGKKYRGLRGKGHLYHKNRPSRRATWKRNTTLSLRRYR; encoded by the exons ATGG GAGCTTACAAGTACGTATCCGAGATATGGAGGAAGAAGCAGTCCGATGTGATGAGATTCCTCCAGAGGGTCCGCTGCTGGGAGTATCGCCAACATCCCTCGATTGTCCGAGTCACAAGACCCACACGCCCTGATAAGGCGCGTCGTTTAGGTTACAAGGCCAAGCAG GGTTATGTTGTTTACCGTGTCCGTGTGAGGCGTGGTGGCCGCAAGAGGCCTGTTTCCAAGGGTATTGTATATGGAAAGCCCACAAACCAGGGTGTGACACAGCTCAAGTTCCAGCGTAGCAAGAGGTCTGTTGCTGAGGAGCGTGCAGGGCGCAAGTTGGGAGGTCTCAGGGTTCTCAACTCATACTGGCTCAATGAG GACTCGACCTACAAGTACTTTGAAGTTATCTTGGTTGATGTTGCCCACAATGCCATCAGGAATGACCCAAGAATCAACTGGCTTTGCAACCCTGTTCATAAGCACAGAGAGCTTCGTGGTCTTACTTCTGCTGGAAAGAAATACAGGGGTCTTCGTGGAAAGGGACATCTGTACCACAAGAACCGACCTTCTCGCAGAGCAACCTGGAAGAGAAACACCACCCTTTCACTCCGTCGTTACCGTTGA